A part of Capsicum annuum cultivar UCD-10X-F1 chromosome 6, UCD10Xv1.1, whole genome shotgun sequence genomic DNA contains:
- the LOC107875503 gene encoding pentatricopeptide repeat-containing protein At4g18975, chloroplastic encodes MMSKLTIITRLARQISQLTVNRTSILTHSYSTDVQHSIPKRGDAETIGSSRDQVGYKSLSSFAKKPIGGEHKPQVGENVSRKDKISFLVNTLLDLKDSKEAVYGALDAWVAWEQNFPIGSLKQVLLKLEKEQQWHRIVQVIKWMLSKGQGNTMGTYEQLIKSLDMDHRAKEAHEFWNKKIGSDLHSVPWRLCSLMISVYYRNHMLEDLIKLFKGLEAFDRKPPDKSIVQKVADTYEVLGFLDQKDRLLEKYKDLFTGTWDGSPKGSRRSRPQREEKQPREH; translated from the coding sequence ATGATGTCCAAATTGACAATAATTACAAGGCTGGCTAGACAAATTAGTCAACTTACAGTGAATAGAACTTCCATCCTCACCCACAGTTACAGTACAGATGTGCAGCATTCAATCCCCAAAAGGGGTGATGCAGAGACAATAGGGTCCTCTCGTGATCAAGTTGGCTATAAATCTCTCTCTTCCTTTGCAAAAAAACCCATTGGAGGCGAACACAAACCCCAAGTAGGAGAAAATGTCTCGAGGAAGGACAAGATTAGCTTTCTTGTAAATACTCTTCTTGATCTAAAGGATAGTAAGGAAGCTGTATATGGTGCACTTGATGCGTGGGTTGCATGGGAGCAGAATTTCCCTATTGGATCCCTAAAGCAGGTGTTGCTCAAACTAGAGAAAGAGCAACAATGGCATAGAATTGTTCAGGTCATTAAGTGGATGTTAAGCAAGGGTCAGGGAAATACAATGGGGACGTATGAGCAGTTAATTAAATCACTGGATATGGATCACAGGGCAAAAGAGGCACATGAGTTTTGGAATAAGAAAATCGGTTCCGATCTGCATTCTGTGCCCTGGCGGTTGTGTAGTCTTATGATCTCTGTATATTACCGTAATCACATGCTTGAGGATCTTATTAAGCTATTCAAGGGCTTAGAAGCATTTGATCGGAAACCTCCTGACAAGTCAATCGTGCAGAAAGTAGCTGATACATATGAGGTGCTAGGCTTTCTTGATCAGAAGGATCGCTTACTGGAGAAGTACAAGGACTTGTTTACGGGGACATGGGATGGAAGTCCAAAGGGATCGAGAAGATCTCGaccccaaagagaagaaaaacaGCCACGGGAACATTAA
- the LOC107874617 gene encoding serine/threonine-protein kinase BSK5-like, translating into MGGRCSNLCFCLWPSNIKSHDIHASNIEKWTENEQLNLPAFKEYGLEELKVATSSFSIDNIVSEHGEKAANVVFKGRLNGNGLWIAIKRFQSSAWPDPRQFLDEAKTVGQLRSKRLANLLGCCCEGGERLLVAEFMPHETLSKHLFHWDNRPLEWAMRLRVALYLAQSLDYCSGRGRELYHDLNSYRVLFDQDCEPRLSCFGLMKNSRDGKSYSTNLAFTPPEYLKSGKVIPESVVYSFGALLLDLISGKHIPPSHALDLIGGKNFLILIDSCLEGHFSDVDGTELVQLASRCLQYEPHDRPNVKSLVASLTPLQKEKDVPSNVLMNIAHETTSPTQPSLTPLGEACSRCDLTAIHQILEKAGYKEDEGIANELSFQMWANQIQETLNTRKSGDSAFREKDFTTAIKCYTQFLEGGNVKSPTVLARRSLCYLMSEKPQEALADAMQAQVQFSNWPTAFYLQAAALSTLGMDTDARETLKDGSAMDIRRMRQ; encoded by the exons ATGGGTGGTCGTTGTTCCAATTTGTGTTTCTGTTTATGGCCTTCAAATATCAAATCGCATGATATACATGCTTCCAATATTG AAAAATGGACTGAAAATGAGCAGTTGAATTTACCAGCTTTCAAAGAATATGGTTTGGAGGAGTTGAAGGTTGCTACCTCAAGTTTCTCCATTGATAATATTGTTTCTGAACATGGAGAAAAAGCAGCCAACGTTGTGTTTAAAGGTCGACTTAATGGCAATGGCCTTTGGATAGCTATCAAGCGTTTTCAGTCGTCAGCATGGCCTGATCCTCGACAATTTCTT GATGAAGCAAAAACAGTGGGGCAGCTGAGGAGTAAGAGGTTGGCTAATTTGTTAGGGTGTTGCTGTGAAGGGGGTGAGAGGTTGCTAGTGGCTGAATTTATGCCTCATGAAACACTATCCAAACATTTATTCCATT GGGATAACCGACCATTGGAATGGGCGATGAGGTTGAGAGTTGCTTTGTATCTGGCACAATCATTAGACTATTGCAGTGGTAGAGGGAGAGAACTATATCATGACCTAAATTCTTACAGAGTTTTGTTCGATCAA GATTGCGAACCAAGGCTATCATGTTTTGGCTTAATGAAGAACAGTAGGGATGGCAAGAGTTATAGTACAAATTTGGCCTTCACACCTCCAGAATATTTGAAGTCAG GTAAGGTGATCCCCGAGAGTGTGGTTTACAGTTTTGGCGCCCTATTGCTTGATCTTATAAGCGGGAAGCATATTCCTCCAAGCCAC GCACTTGACCTTATAGGCGGAAAGAATTTTCTGATTCTTATTGACTCATGCTTGGAAGGTCATTTCTCAGATGTCGATGGGACTGAGCTAGTGCAACTTGCTTCACGTTGTTTGCAGTATGAACCTCATGACCGGCCAAATGTGAAATCTCTTGTGGCCTCCTTAACACCTCTTCAGAAAGAAAAAGAC GTTCCATCAAACGTTTTGATGAATATTGCTCATGAAACCACCTCACCTACCCAGCCATCCTTAACACCCCTTGGTGAGGCTTGTTCGAGATGTGATTTAACTGCCATACATCAGATATTAGAAAAGGCTGGATACAAGGAGGATGAGGGGATCGCTAATGAG CTTTCATTTCAGATGTGGGCTAATCAAATACAAGAGACCCTGAATACTAGGAAATCTGGCGATTCTGCATTTCGAGAAAAAGATTTTACAACTGCAATCAAATGTTACACACAG TTTCTTGAGGGTGGAAATGTCAAGTCCCCAACGGTGCTTGCAAGGCGTTCCTTGTGTTACCTAATGAGTGAGAAGCCACAAGAAGCTCTTGCAGACGCGATGCAAGCACAAGTACAATTTTCCAATTGGCCTACTGCTTTCTATCTTCAGGCAGCTGCACTCTCCACCCTGGGAATGGACACAGATGCCCGGGAAACACTCAAAGATGGCTCGGCCATGGACATCAGAAGAATGAGGCAATAA